One stretch of Roseimicrobium sp. ORNL1 DNA includes these proteins:
- a CDS encoding AraC family transcriptional regulator — translation MKSTPPHGSAKRHPAGVQHAVLQFAELFDGLDEVLFWIKDRRGRYLHVNRAFLLNFDLQEPAQAVGKTDYDLSPAFLADQFVTDDERVLKGHKVVGRIELVGGADQAARWNVTHKLPLRDTRGRVIGTTGTTRPLKSAERSMSGGHGLEHVLLRIRDGYHGPLTNGELATQAGLSVRAFERKFLQVFHLPPQQYIRKLRVRMATRALVFTDKPLAEVAIECGFADQSHFGHEFRKHTGRTPRAYREHYRIT, via the coding sequence ATGAAATCAACGCCTCCGCACGGCTCTGCCAAACGGCACCCGGCGGGGGTGCAGCATGCGGTGCTGCAATTCGCCGAGCTCTTCGATGGGTTGGATGAAGTGCTGTTCTGGATCAAGGACCGGCGTGGTCGCTATCTGCATGTGAACCGCGCCTTCCTGCTGAACTTTGATCTGCAGGAGCCAGCGCAGGCCGTAGGCAAGACGGACTATGACCTCTCCCCGGCCTTCCTCGCGGACCAGTTCGTCACGGACGACGAGCGCGTGCTGAAGGGGCACAAGGTCGTGGGTCGCATCGAACTCGTAGGAGGCGCGGACCAGGCGGCACGCTGGAATGTGACGCACAAGCTGCCGCTGCGGGACACGCGTGGACGTGTCATCGGCACCACCGGCACCACACGCCCACTCAAGTCTGCCGAGCGTTCCATGAGCGGTGGCCACGGTCTGGAGCACGTGCTGCTGCGCATCCGCGATGGCTACCACGGCCCGCTGACGAATGGTGAACTCGCCACCCAGGCCGGGCTGAGCGTGCGCGCGTTTGAGCGGAAATTCCTGCAGGTCTTCCACCTGCCCCCGCAGCAGTACATCCGGAAGCTGCGCGTGCGCATGGCCACTCGCGCCCTCGTCTTCACGGACAAGCCACTGGCGGAGGTCGCCATCGAGTGCGGCTTCGCGGACCAGAGCCACTTCGGTCACGAGTTCCGCAAGCATACCGGCCGCACCCCCCGCGCCTACCGCGAGCACTATCGCATCACCTAG